One region of Halomonas huangheensis genomic DNA includes:
- a CDS encoding MFS transporter, translated as MTTRRLTYLEKVGFGSGDMAINIVISSMFLIISYFYTDIFGLKPSHMGILFLVARLVDAVTDPLMGIVTDKFNSKHGRYRPYFLIFSVPFGISVLLLFTTPDWSYNAKLVWAYSTYLFVTLMFTAVTIPYISLIGVLTPDPKERLSANGYRLFFAKIAAFLVTIIVPKLAEYVGNGSLEFGYQVAMGLMGGLATLLFLFCYSTTTERVQHTIEDKPLRTQLGILRKNDQWLVLCAVCFTGTMGYVIRSSVAAYYAKYYLGADATMLSAFLTTGVTAAILAMVASTWITKRYCKIQLFRWSQLAVGVLSVLMFVAVGPGDVALAFVLYFLISFVVDLHAPVFWSAIAESVDYGEARTGKRVSGLAFGGISFCQKAGMGVAGFIVGQLLTYFNYEANVEQSAFTLTGIALMLSIIPGVFHTLMGSFMFKYRITDRFYESLKIESVQNDPLNNGAPTSDKPNNEQPLTSGGSPS; from the coding sequence ATGACGACGCGACGCCTGACCTATCTGGAAAAAGTCGGCTTCGGCAGCGGGGACATGGCGATCAACATCGTGATTTCTTCGATGTTCCTGATCATTTCGTACTTCTATACCGACATCTTCGGCCTCAAGCCAAGTCATATGGGAATTCTGTTTCTCGTGGCTCGCCTGGTCGATGCCGTCACCGATCCTCTCATGGGAATCGTCACGGACAAGTTCAACAGTAAGCATGGCCGCTACCGGCCCTACTTCCTGATCTTCTCGGTGCCGTTCGGTATTTCCGTTCTGCTGCTGTTCACTACGCCAGACTGGAGCTACAACGCCAAACTGGTATGGGCCTACTCCACCTACCTGTTTGTCACACTGATGTTCACGGCTGTCACAATCCCCTACATCTCACTGATTGGTGTGCTGACTCCTGACCCCAAGGAGCGCCTCTCCGCCAACGGTTACCGCCTGTTCTTCGCCAAGATAGCCGCATTTCTGGTCACCATCATCGTGCCCAAGCTGGCCGAGTATGTCGGTAACGGTAGTCTCGAGTTCGGTTACCAGGTGGCGATGGGGCTGATGGGTGGCCTGGCCACGCTGCTGTTCCTGTTCTGCTACTCGACCACCACAGAGCGTGTGCAACACACCATCGAAGACAAGCCCCTACGTACCCAGCTCGGCATTCTGCGCAAGAATGACCAATGGCTGGTGCTGTGCGCGGTGTGTTTCACCGGCACCATGGGGTATGTGATCCGCAGCTCGGTAGCCGCCTACTATGCCAAGTACTACCTTGGTGCGGACGCCACCATGCTGTCGGCATTTCTCACCACCGGTGTCACTGCAGCAATTCTTGCCATGGTCGCCTCGACCTGGATCACCAAGCGCTATTGCAAGATCCAGCTGTTCCGCTGGAGCCAATTGGCCGTCGGTGTCCTGAGCGTGCTGATGTTCGTCGCGGTAGGCCCCGGTGATGTTGCGCTGGCCTTCGTGCTGTATTTCCTGATTTCCTTCGTTGTTGATCTTCATGCTCCGGTGTTCTGGTCGGCCATCGCAGAAAGTGTCGACTATGGCGAAGCCAGAACCGGCAAACGCGTCTCGGGGCTGGCCTTCGGTGGTATATCCTTCTGCCAGAAGGCAGGCATGGGCGTTGCTGGCTTCATCGTTGGCCAGTTGCTCACGTACTTCAATTACGAAGCCAATGTCGAACAGAGTGCTTTTACGCTGACCGGCATCGCATTGATGCTGTCGATCATTCCGGGGGTCTTCCACACCCTGATGGGCAGCTTCATGTTCAAGTACCGCATCACCGATCGCTTCTATGAATCCTTGAAGATCGAGTCTGTGCAGAATGACCCCCTGAATAATGGCGCCCCAACAAGCGACAAACCGAATAACGAGCAGCCTCTGACGAGTGGCGGCAGTCCATCATGA
- a CDS encoding TRAP transporter large permease: MGIAEGTMLLVGLIFALLITGLPLAFITGLVALVFTFGWFGGNALPLVTSRVYGFVTEYSLVAVPMFVLMASLLDRSGIAKDLFNAMRVFAGRLPGGVAVQTIVVAFFLAALSGIIGGEIVLLGILALPQMLRLGYDKHLSIGVVCAGGALGTMMPPSIVLIIYGLIASVSIADLFTAAITPAVILMLSYIGYVLVRCLRDPSMGPPMSEADRTEGFSNRFEALKAIIVPGLIAGMVLGSIYGGVASVTEAAAMGVFGVLLAVILRGEYTFRMMHESLSQTLVTCGMIIWIGIGAAALVGVYNLMGGNRFISGMIMGLDVAPIVIILVMMAILLVLGMFLDWIGVAMLTLPIFVPIITQLGYSPIWFGILFAVNMQVSFLSPPFGPAAFYLKGVAPPEVSLKDIFVSLLPFIALQLCVLAALLVWPNMAMWLV, translated from the coding sequence ATGGGGATTGCAGAAGGAACCATGCTGCTGGTCGGGCTGATCTTCGCCCTGCTGATCACGGGATTGCCGCTGGCCTTCATCACCGGCCTGGTGGCGCTGGTCTTCACCTTCGGCTGGTTTGGCGGCAACGCGCTGCCGCTGGTCACCAGCCGGGTCTATGGTTTCGTTACCGAGTACTCGTTGGTGGCAGTGCCGATGTTCGTGTTGATGGCCTCGTTGCTGGACCGATCGGGGATCGCGAAAGACCTGTTCAATGCCATGCGTGTGTTTGCCGGCCGTCTGCCCGGTGGCGTCGCGGTGCAGACCATCGTGGTGGCGTTCTTCCTCGCCGCGCTGTCCGGCATCATCGGTGGCGAGATCGTGCTGCTGGGGATTCTGGCGCTACCGCAGATGCTGCGGCTGGGCTATGACAAGCACCTGTCGATCGGGGTGGTCTGTGCCGGCGGCGCATTGGGCACCATGATGCCGCCGTCGATCGTGCTGATCATCTATGGCCTGATCGCCAGCGTCTCGATTGCCGACCTGTTCACGGCGGCCATCACCCCGGCGGTGATCCTGATGCTGTCCTACATCGGCTATGTGCTGGTGCGCTGTCTGCGCGATCCCTCGATGGGCCCGCCGATGAGCGAGGCCGACCGCACCGAGGGCTTCTCCAACCGCTTCGAGGCGCTCAAGGCGATCATCGTTCCCGGTCTGATTGCCGGAATGGTGCTCGGCTCGATCTACGGTGGCGTGGCCTCGGTCACTGAAGCCGCGGCGATGGGCGTATTCGGGGTGCTGCTGGCGGTGATCCTGCGTGGCGAATATACCTTCCGCATGATGCACGAGAGCCTGTCCCAGACGCTGGTGACCTGCGGCATGATCATCTGGATCGGTATCGGTGCCGCAGCACTGGTCGGGGTCTATAACCTGATGGGCGGCAACCGTTTCATCTCCGGCATGATCATGGGGCTGGATGTGGCGCCGATCGTGATCATCCTGGTGATGATGGCGATCCTGCTGGTGCTGGGTATGTTCCTCGACTGGATCGGGGTGGCGATGCTGACCCTGCCGATCTTCGTGCCGATCATCACCCAGCTCGGTTACAGCCCGATCTGGTTCGGCATCCTGTTCGCGGTCAACATGCAGGTGTCGTTCCTGTCACCGCCGTTCGGCCCGGCGGCCTTCTATCTCAAGGGGGTGGCGCCACCGGAAGTCAGCCTCAAGGACATCTTCGTCTCGCTGCTGCCGTTCATTGCCCTGCAGCTCTGTGTGCTGGCCGCACTGCTGGTCTGGCCCAACATGGCCATGTGGCTGGTGTAA